From the Limnochordia bacterium genome, one window contains:
- a CDS encoding QueT transporter family protein — translation MQRKALVTILRGALIAALYVALVMVMPQPFSFGVIQFRVAEGLVLLPMLYGEAVWGLYIGAILANILGGLGPWDIFGGSLVTLVAAYITYRYRFTWIAYVAPIVLNGLLVSAYLHFIYEVPYWLMVGSISISEAVVVLGLGVPLIRILQKTLM, via the coding sequence ATGCAAAGGAAAGCGTTGGTCACAATCCTAAGAGGTGCGTTAATCGCTGCTTTGTACGTGGCGTTGGTCATGGTTATGCCCCAGCCCTTCAGTTTTGGAGTGATTCAGTTTCGTGTAGCTGAGGGCTTGGTCCTTTTGCCCATGCTATATGGGGAAGCGGTCTGGGGGCTATACATTGGCGCCATTTTAGCCAATATCTTAGGCGGATTGGGACCCTGGGATATTTTCGGTGGCTCCCTGGTTACCTTGGTTGCTGCCTACATAACCTATAGGTATCGATTTACCTGGATCGCGTACGTAGCTCCTATTGTCCTTAACGGCCTTTTGGTCAGTGCATATCTGCATTTCATCTATGAAGTGCCCTACTGGTTAATGGTAGGAAGTATCTCAATTAGTGAGGCAGTAGTTGTGCTTGGTTTGGGGGTTCCCTTAATCCGCATCCTACAGAAAACACTGATGTAG
- a CDS encoding flippase-like domain-containing protein → MSKEQGTSPDALRNLLLSKKVFLRLGFVFLLTFLAMILVLKRFTGEINIALLRQELGRWDTRFVVLALGSIFVYLIAKALRMAVMVAQFQPNMSFRDLLRISLVYIFVNTVTPFTAGGIPVQVYLLTRYGLSVAEASAVSFLEGVYTWCCFAAIAWPLVFLLPGELRQTVFPWSILALFVATLFAAFVVFITMKAGIAGRFFENLGGGLKDAKSSVARFLASGLEKFGQFVLQVDVALTSSDLLKTTNMITCFVITIMMWLSNFMVAPLLLRAAAVKTSVLASWGLQIIYASVAPLIPTPGGSGGTELLFASLFAPLLSGPELGAFVAIWRLLAYYVPLVIGCVATILQLRCLLVAKS, encoded by the coding sequence ATGTCAAAGGAGCAGGGGACATCACCCGATGCTCTCCGAAACCTCTTGCTGAGCAAGAAGGTTTTTTTGCGTCTCGGATTCGTTTTTTTGTTAACGTTTTTAGCGATGATTCTTGTGCTAAAACGCTTTACCGGTGAGATAAACATTGCATTGCTCAGGCAAGAATTGGGGCGATGGGATACGCGGTTTGTTGTCTTAGCCTTGGGATCTATATTTGTGTACCTAATTGCGAAGGCCTTAAGGATGGCAGTCATGGTTGCTCAGTTTCAGCCCAATATGTCCTTTCGGGACCTGTTACGTATTTCCCTAGTGTATATTTTTGTGAACACCGTTACGCCCTTTACCGCCGGTGGTATTCCCGTCCAGGTTTACCTGCTTACTAGGTACGGCCTATCGGTGGCGGAGGCTTCCGCAGTGTCTTTTCTCGAGGGGGTTTACACATGGTGCTGTTTTGCAGCTATTGCCTGGCCCTTGGTTTTCCTACTCCCGGGGGAGCTGCGACAGACGGTCTTTCCTTGGTCAATCTTAGCCTTATTTGTGGCTACCTTATTTGCCGCCTTCGTTGTTTTTATCACCATGAAGGCGGGTATTGCTGGCCGATTCTTTGAGAACCTTGGTGGAGGATTGAAGGACGCGAAAAGTTCGGTGGCCCGCTTTCTTGCCTCCGGCTTGGAGAAGTTCGGTCAGTTTGTGCTACAGGTTGATGTAGCCCTTACATCAAGCGATCTACTCAAAACGACGAACATGATCACCTGTTTTGTCATCACGATCATGATGTGGTTGTCTAATTTTATGGTGGCACCGTTACTGCTTAGGGCCGCAGCTGTGAAAACCTCAGTTCTTGCGAGCTGGGGACTGCAGATTATCTATGCCTCGGTTGCTCCTTTGATTCCTACTCCCGGCGGTTCGGGAGGAACGGAGCTGTTATTTGCATCACTCTTTGCTCCGTTGCTAAGCGGCCCAGAACTCGGTGCTTTTGTAGCAATATGGCGACTTTTGGCTTACTATGTTCCCCTAGTAATTGGGTGTGTTGCTACGATACTGCAGTTACGTTGCCTATTGGTTGCTAAGAGCTAG
- a CDS encoding M23 family metallopeptidase → MKRLISYLCLIALLSLSGCLLPDLNMVPGEDGNVDPPFEQSVPGRLISDGFDYPVGGGTAQGFGVTGYGFLQWSNYSQTWHPGEDWNYLWGSSYGKAVLAVSNGTVKESVWNTAQGNIIRIEHTLPDGRRIWSQYAHLAERWVKEGDLVYQGQQIGTIGGGPNNKFVPHLHFELRRADLPSWAWPRLNGVPYTKSQALEYWIDPSSFIEEHRRLP, encoded by the coding sequence TTGAAACGACTTATTTCATATTTGTGCCTTATCGCACTACTTAGTTTATCGGGATGTCTTCTTCCAGACCTCAATATGGTCCCCGGTGAGGACGGAAATGTTGACCCTCCCTTTGAACAATCGGTTCCCGGGAGGCTGATCTCTGACGGTTTTGATTATCCTGTAGGGGGTGGTACCGCCCAGGGATTTGGTGTCACTGGCTATGGTTTCCTCCAGTGGAGCAATTACAGTCAGACCTGGCATCCGGGAGAAGACTGGAACTACTTGTGGGGTAGTAGCTATGGCAAGGCCGTTTTGGCAGTTTCCAACGGAACTGTCAAAGAGTCCGTATGGAATACAGCCCAAGGCAACATCATCAGAATCGAACATACTCTTCCGGATGGGCGAAGAATCTGGTCCCAATATGCCCATTTGGCCGAAAGATGGGTAAAAGAAGGAGATCTAGTTTACCAGGGTCAACAGATCGGCACCATCGGTGGCGGACCGAACAACAAATTCGTACCCCATCTACATTTCGAGCTCCGCAGAGCAGACCTACCTAGCTGGGCTTGGCCCCGTTTAAATGGAGTACCTTACACCAAAAGCCAAGCCCTCGAGTATTGGATCGATCCATCGTCCTTTATCGAAGAACATCGCCGTCTGCCATGA
- a CDS encoding RPC7 family DNA-directed RNA polymerase III subunit codes for MTARERLAYVRGLLQGSDFLGSDEKTKEVWNGLLDVLEELSNEMDDIYDWQDEIEDYLDALDNDLMELEETVYEDEDEDEIVVVECPNCHEDIYVDESLFDDYDELVCPSCGSSICCECCDDDVDFEDDFDFDEDDE; via the coding sequence TTGACTGCAAGAGAGAGATTGGCGTACGTACGGGGGTTACTGCAGGGTTCGGACTTTTTGGGCAGTGATGAGAAAACTAAAGAGGTCTGGAACGGTTTGCTGGATGTTCTCGAGGAACTGAGCAACGAAATGGACGACATCTATGACTGGCAGGATGAGATCGAGGACTACTTGGATGCTCTAGACAATGACCTAATGGAACTAGAAGAGACTGTCTACGAGGATGAGGATGAGGACGAAATCGTCGTAGTGGAGTGTCCCAACTGCCACGAGGACATCTATGTTGATGAGTCCCTGTTTGATGACTATGACGAGCTTGTATGTCCTAGCTGCGGTTCGTCCATCTGCTGTGAGTGTTGCGATGATGACGTTGATTTCGAGGATGACTTTGATTTCGATGAGGACGACGAGTAA
- the efp gene encoding elongation factor P: MISVNDLRTGLTIELDGEIYSVVEFLHVKPGKGAAFVRTKLKNIKTGAVAERTFRAGEKVESAHIETSEMQFLYQNGDEYVFMDTQNYEQIEITTEVLGDVAKFLKENMEVLVQIYEGAPIGVILPTAVELKVIRTEPGFKGDTATGGNKPAELETGLIVQVPLFIEEGEILKVDTRTGEYISRA; encoded by the coding sequence GTGATATCTGTTAATGATTTGCGTACTGGCTTAACGATCGAACTAGATGGTGAGATTTACAGTGTTGTTGAATTCTTACACGTCAAGCCGGGAAAGGGAGCCGCTTTTGTACGGACCAAGCTGAAAAACATTAAGACCGGTGCTGTTGCCGAAAGAACCTTTCGGGCTGGGGAGAAGGTAGAGTCGGCACATATTGAAACCAGTGAAATGCAGTTCCTCTATCAGAATGGGGACGAGTATGTGTTTATGGACACTCAAAACTATGAGCAGATTGAGATTACCACCGAGGTCTTGGGTGATGTAGCTAAGTTTCTCAAGGAAAACATGGAGGTTCTTGTGCAGATTTATGAAGGAGCTCCCATTGGTGTCATCTTGCCCACTGCTGTGGAACTGAAAGTGATTCGAACTGAACCTGGCTTCAAGGGTGATACGGCAACTGGAGGCAACAAACCGGCTGAGCTTGAGACCGGTCTTATTGTACAAGTACCCTTGTTTATTGAAGAGGGTGAAATACTGAAGGTGGATACACGAACAGGCGAATACATATCCAGAGCTTGA
- a CDS encoding Xaa-Pro peptidase family protein, with the protein MSEEQLNRVGQLKEHLKQRGLNGLIVVRPENRYYFSGFVGTAGILVITNEKQYLCVDFRYEEQARQQAPDFEIVTGGVSEKLAIDLVRELSLKKVGFEEKYVNVAQYQEWTKNLPSVEFAPMDSDLITMRMIKSPSEIERIAKAASLGDRALTYVVTEFGLDHTELEIAWALERYMREGGAEGVSFESIVASGPNSAKPHAHPSQRRPQPGDFIVMDFGAQLDYYCSDMTRTWIKKPVAGKHKHIYEIVATAQQAALDAIAPGVTGHDVDKVARDIITEAGYGENFGHGLGHGVGLLIHEAPGLSPGVQTVLKPGMVVTVEPGIYLPGFGGVRIEDLVVVTEDGCRILTGSSKELSSF; encoded by the coding sequence ATGTCAGAAGAGCAATTGAACAGGGTGGGGCAACTAAAAGAGCACCTCAAACAACGGGGACTTAATGGACTTATTGTGGTTCGGCCTGAGAATCGCTATTACTTCTCTGGTTTTGTGGGGACCGCAGGTATTTTGGTCATTACCAATGAGAAACAGTACTTGTGCGTCGATTTTCGGTACGAGGAACAGGCTAGACAGCAAGCTCCGGATTTTGAGATCGTAACCGGAGGGGTTTCTGAGAAATTAGCTATTGACCTTGTACGAGAGCTTTCTTTGAAGAAGGTGGGTTTCGAGGAGAAGTATGTGAATGTGGCCCAGTACCAGGAGTGGACTAAGAACCTGCCCAGTGTGGAGTTCGCTCCTATGGATAGCGACCTGATCACCATGCGAATGATCAAATCTCCCAGCGAGATTGAACGCATTGCAAAAGCGGCGAGTCTTGGGGATCGGGCTTTAACCTATGTGGTCACGGAATTTGGACTTGACCACACGGAACTTGAGATTGCCTGGGCCCTGGAGAGGTATATGCGAGAGGGGGGGGCCGAGGGTGTTTCCTTTGAGTCTATTGTTGCCAGTGGTCCGAATTCGGCCAAGCCCCATGCCCATCCATCACAAAGAAGACCTCAGCCGGGCGACTTTATTGTTATGGACTTTGGCGCCCAATTAGATTATTATTGTTCTGATATGACCCGTACCTGGATTAAGAAACCAGTAGCAGGGAAGCACAAGCACATTTATGAGATTGTTGCCACTGCACAGCAGGCAGCTTTGGACGCGATTGCTCCTGGGGTTACGGGACATGATGTGGATAAGGTGGCCCGGGACATTATTACTGAAGCAGGCTATGGCGAGAATTTTGGGCATGGGTTGGGTCATGGCGTAGGGTTATTGATTCATGAAGCACCGGGTCTATCCCCAGGGGTGCAGACAGTCCTCAAACCGGGTATGGTTGTTACCGTTGAACCGGGCATCTATCTCCCAGGCTTTGGTGGGGTACGCATAGAGGATCTAGTTGTAGTGACTGAGGACGGCTGCCGCATACTGACTGGATCATCGAAGGAGTTAAGCAGTTTCTAA